One window of the Candidatus Macondimonas diazotrophica genome contains the following:
- the gstA gene encoding glutathione transferase GstA: MLTLYYYPGACSLAPHIILEEGGFEFELNAVDLYQKTTESGGDFLAINPKGCVPVLAWEDGTVLTEVGAILQYLGDQVPEKGLVPEAGTMDRYRLQETLSYLSSEIHKLFGALYHPEIPDQYKEETKKTILSRLAYLSGQLGDRDYLMGETYTVADAYLFALLGFTTHFGIEIAADSPLLTYMGRVANRRAVVNALRKEGLIE, encoded by the coding sequence ATGTTAACGCTCTACTACTATCCCGGCGCATGCTCTCTCGCGCCGCATATCATTCTCGAAGAAGGCGGGTTCGAGTTCGAACTGAACGCCGTCGATCTTTATCAGAAAACGACCGAATCGGGTGGCGATTTCTTGGCGATCAATCCCAAGGGATGCGTTCCAGTCCTGGCCTGGGAAGATGGGACGGTGCTGACCGAGGTCGGGGCGATACTCCAGTACCTCGGGGATCAGGTCCCGGAGAAGGGCCTCGTGCCGGAAGCCGGAACAATGGATCGCTACCGGCTGCAAGAGACCTTGAGTTATCTGTCCAGCGAGATCCATAAGTTGTTCGGCGCGCTTTACCACCCGGAGATTCCGGATCAGTACAAGGAAGAGACGAAAAAGACGATCCTTTCGCGATTGGCCTATCTCAGCGGGCAACTCGGCGACCGTGATTACCTGATGGGCGAGACGTACACCGTGGCAGATGCCTATCTGTTCGCCTTACTGGGCTTCACCACCCATTTCGGAATCGAGATTGCTGCTGACTCGCCGCTCCTCACCTACATGGGGCGGGTTGCGAATCGTCGCGCGGTGGTCAATGCGCTCAGGAAAGAAGGATTGATCGAATGA
- a CDS encoding acyl-CoA dehydrogenase family protein, which produces MKPNGLLDLSPEQKKLQNTAREVAQVLRKGADQADRTRRVPAENWAAIKSAGFFGALVPKAYGGLGMGMFDYSLMMEQLGQGCSGTAMAFNMHQMSMSLMRGAGLETVNKPKYAHLCKLTANNLMSAVASEPGGNALIYSTLNPSSYVEIVDGGYRLYGRKQFGTNFEASQYSMVMFHVKDSSDSTESVFLLLDTKMDGIRVEDTWDTLGLRATRSNSVVFDGLFVPEDQALIRGSDYLQSLLQNASAEFYHTFSSVYLGILAAMIDWAKHYLRSRVPRGYAQPVAYHPSSLQTIGMLADRLDQARLLIRQVSLTYDRYGNTPEAFYGFAKAKLAITNALMEAVRALPSACGANSLYNKNALPRLMRDAMVATVMPPHMYQERELAAVGAMGLEMSNIQPPLS; this is translated from the coding sequence ATGAAACCCAATGGGCTACTGGATTTGAGTCCCGAGCAAAAAAAGCTTCAGAACACGGCACGCGAAGTCGCACAGGTCCTTCGGAAAGGCGCGGATCAGGCGGACCGGACGCGTCGGGTTCCTGCGGAAAACTGGGCGGCGATCAAGAGTGCCGGATTCTTTGGTGCGCTTGTACCCAAGGCCTATGGAGGTCTTGGGATGGGCATGTTCGACTACAGCCTGATGATGGAGCAGCTGGGGCAAGGCTGCTCCGGGACGGCGATGGCGTTCAACATGCATCAGATGTCCATGAGTCTGATGAGAGGCGCCGGCCTCGAAACCGTCAACAAGCCCAAATACGCGCATCTCTGCAAACTCACCGCCAATAACCTGATGTCGGCCGTGGCTTCCGAGCCGGGTGGAAACGCTTTGATCTATTCCACCTTGAACCCGAGTTCTTATGTTGAGATCGTCGATGGCGGCTACAGGCTCTATGGTCGGAAGCAGTTCGGGACCAACTTCGAAGCATCGCAGTATTCAATGGTGATGTTCCATGTGAAGGATTCCAGCGATTCGACGGAGAGCGTGTTCCTGCTGCTCGATACCAAGATGGACGGGATTCGGGTTGAAGATACCTGGGACACCCTCGGCCTCCGGGCAACCCGCAGTAACAGTGTCGTCTTTGACGGGCTCTTCGTCCCCGAGGACCAGGCCCTGATCCGGGGAAGTGATTACCTCCAAAGCCTGCTGCAAAACGCAAGCGCAGAGTTCTATCACACGTTTTCGTCGGTTTATCTCGGCATCCTGGCCGCCATGATCGACTGGGCAAAGCACTATTTGCGATCGCGGGTTCCCCGCGGTTACGCCCAACCGGTGGCCTATCATCCCTCGAGTTTGCAGACCATCGGCATGCTGGCCGATCGCCTGGATCAGGCCAGATTGCTTATTCGTCAGGTTTCGCTGACCTACGATCGCTACGGAAATACGCCGGAAGCGTTCTATGGATTTGCCAAAGCGAAGCTTGCGATCACCAACGCCTTGATGGAAGCGGTGCGGGCGCTCCCCAGCGCCTGCGGCGCGAACTCGCTTTACAACAAAAATGCGCTCCCACGCCTGATGCGCGATGCAATGGTCGCAACGGTGATGCCGCCGCACATGTATCAAGAACGCGAACTGGCCGCGGTGGGGGCGATGGGGTTGGAGATGTCGAATATTCAACCCCCGCTGAGCTGA
- a CDS encoding Rid family hydrolase, whose amino-acid sequence MGAENIHVPGSGEFCKAINGCDAKRVGNHIFISGQVGVKWGKAMDDFEVLPTDEAQVRQTWLNIQTVLEAAGGSPRDIVQIEQFVVDDEDAEIPFADKVMTIFDVKRELLPDAIPTGSAMGVTHLALPGLMVEIPVEAIVTP is encoded by the coding sequence ATGGGCGCAGAAAACATCCACGTGCCGGGAAGCGGCGAGTTTTGCAAAGCCATCAACGGCTGCGACGCCAAGCGTGTGGGGAATCACATCTTCATTTCCGGACAAGTAGGCGTGAAGTGGGGGAAGGCCATGGATGATTTCGAGGTGCTGCCAACCGATGAAGCCCAGGTTCGCCAGACCTGGCTGAACATCCAGACCGTGCTCGAAGCAGCGGGCGGTTCGCCCAGGGATATCGTGCAGATCGAGCAGTTCGTCGTGGATGACGAAGACGCCGAGATCCCCTTTGCGGACAAGGTGATGACGATTTTCGATGTCAAGCGCGAGTTGCTGCCTGATGCGATTCCCACCGGAAGCGCGATGGGGGTCACGCATCTGGCCCTTCCCGGGTTGATGGTGGAAATACCGGTGGAAGCGATCGTCACGCCCTGA
- a CDS encoding LLM class flavin-dependent oxidoreductase: MSTAADLLQERRLMKFGFIVEANVPHGLTQHRRYKQMIDEAVFAEEAGFDFWGASEQHFMGNIGMSATEVMYAAVAAKTSRIRLRHMIRLLLKFNHPLRIAEQLTTLDLISDGRAELGTGRSNSIIALNAFGIDPTETRAQWNESLDIIATALSEEWTEHKGKYWTIPPTYLTPKPLQEPHPPLSVAASSMEMHQIAGEKGIGCMGFDNYLGWGRVEDAAKLYKEAIKAPTAQVGKCVNDTLSFLVLPAYCAKTREKALKEGGPTVIEFLRVVIQVYENLAKTSPDYAYMAESGTIASMLDDIDQLLEHTPGVLCGTPEYFVEQIARLESLGYDEVILRVDGDMTHRQIMEALDLIGAHVIPSFKSPRNVMWGSPFGEGTTFLP, translated from the coding sequence GTGTCGACCGCCGCTGATCTGCTCCAGGAGAGAAGACTCATGAAGTTCGGCTTTATTGTTGAAGCAAACGTCCCGCATGGCCTGACGCAACACCGTCGCTACAAGCAGATGATCGATGAAGCCGTTTTCGCAGAGGAAGCCGGGTTCGACTTCTGGGGAGCCTCAGAGCAGCACTTCATGGGCAATATCGGCATGTCCGCCACCGAAGTGATGTACGCCGCCGTGGCAGCCAAGACCAGCCGGATCCGACTGCGGCACATGATTCGTCTGCTGCTGAAATTCAACCACCCCTTGCGCATTGCCGAGCAACTGACGACGCTGGATCTGATCTCCGATGGCCGGGCCGAGCTCGGCACCGGGCGATCCAACTCCATCATCGCGCTGAATGCATTCGGCATCGATCCGACCGAAACCCGGGCTCAATGGAACGAATCGCTCGATATCATCGCCACGGCACTTTCCGAAGAGTGGACAGAGCACAAAGGAAAGTACTGGACTATTCCGCCAACGTACCTGACCCCCAAGCCGCTACAGGAGCCCCACCCACCGTTATCCGTCGCCGCGTCGAGCATGGAAATGCACCAAATCGCCGGTGAGAAAGGAATCGGCTGCATGGGATTCGACAACTACCTCGGCTGGGGACGCGTGGAGGATGCCGCGAAGCTTTATAAGGAAGCCATCAAGGCACCCACGGCGCAGGTCGGCAAGTGTGTCAACGATACGCTTTCGTTCCTGGTGCTGCCCGCCTATTGCGCCAAGACCCGGGAAAAGGCCCTTAAAGAGGGCGGGCCAACCGTCATCGAGTTTCTTCGAGTGGTGATCCAAGTGTACGAGAATCTCGCCAAAACCTCTCCGGATTACGCCTATATGGCTGAATCCGGAACCATTGCGAGCATGTTGGACGATATCGACCAGCTTCTGGAGCACACGCCCGGGGTGCTGTGTGGCACGCCCGAGTACTTCGTGGAGCAAATCGCCCGCCTCGAAAGCCTCGGCTATGACGAAGTGATCCTGCGCGTTGATGGCGATATGACTCACCGACAGATCATGGAGGCACTCGACCTGATTGGTGCCCATGTCATTCCATCGTTCAAAAGCCCGCGCAACGTGATGTGGGGCAGCCCGTTCGGGGAAGGGACGACTTTCCTGCCGTAG
- a CDS encoding acyl-CoA dehydrogenase family protein, producing the protein MAATGLLDLTDDQRALQAKAKEISIEFAKRAAEADRNRRVPVENWALLKEAGFYGALVPKEYGGMGLGMFEYGLILEELGQGCGGTAMAFNMHQMPMGLMAGLGLSGDRYKMLCELTRDHLMCGAASEPGGSSLLLSSISPSSYVEKVDGGYRMYGKKQFATNFESAEYAMVMFQIKDNPDPTAAIFVIVEPDQDGITVEDTWDTLGMRATRSNSVSFDGAFVSEERVLMQGNNMFQRVFEEASANFYHTFSLVYLGLLVGLVNFAQDYLKQRVPRGYTQSMAYHPSSLQSIGALVDRVDQARLITRQVSMTYDTYGNVPEAFFGFSKAKLAVSNALMEAATRLPSACGANSLYNKNPLPRMIRDAFVGTVMPPHMYFEREFVATGEMGLNPMDIQHPLKLATP; encoded by the coding sequence ATGGCTGCAACCGGGTTATTGGATCTCACAGACGATCAGCGGGCTCTCCAGGCCAAAGCCAAGGAGATCTCCATTGAGTTTGCCAAGCGGGCGGCGGAAGCCGACCGCAACCGAAGGGTTCCGGTGGAGAACTGGGCGCTGTTGAAGGAAGCCGGGTTTTACGGAGCGCTGGTGCCGAAGGAATACGGCGGGATGGGCTTGGGTATGTTCGAGTACGGACTCATCCTCGAAGAGCTCGGGCAAGGCTGCGGCGGCACCGCGATGGCGTTCAACATGCACCAGATGCCCATGGGGCTGATGGCAGGATTGGGGCTTTCCGGTGATCGCTACAAGATGCTGTGCGAGCTGACCCGGGACCATCTGATGTGCGGCGCAGCCTCCGAACCGGGTGGTTCTTCCTTGCTGTTGAGTTCAATTTCCCCGAGCTCATACGTCGAGAAAGTCGACGGTGGATATCGCATGTACGGCAAGAAGCAATTCGCGACGAATTTCGAGTCCGCGGAATATGCCATGGTGATGTTCCAGATCAAGGACAACCCGGATCCAACGGCGGCCATTTTCGTGATTGTCGAACCAGATCAAGACGGCATCACGGTCGAGGATACCTGGGACACACTCGGCATGCGGGCGACCCGCAGCAACAGCGTGTCGTTCGACGGTGCGTTCGTATCCGAAGAACGGGTCCTGATGCAGGGCAACAACATGTTCCAGCGGGTCTTCGAAGAGGCCAGCGCCAACTTTTACCACACCTTTTCCCTGGTCTATCTCGGCTTGCTGGTTGGATTGGTGAACTTCGCGCAGGACTATCTCAAACAGCGCGTACCCCGCGGCTATACCCAATCGATGGCCTATCACCCGTCAAGCCTGCAGTCGATCGGCGCATTGGTCGATCGGGTGGATCAAGCCCGGTTGATTACCCGTCAGGTCTCCATGACCTATGACACGTACGGCAATGTACCGGAGGCGTTCTTCGGGTTCTCCAAAGCCAAGTTGGCGGTCAGTAACGCGCTGATGGAAGCGGCGACCCGATTGCCGAGTGCATGTGGCGCGAACTCGCTTTACAACAAAAATCCGCTCCCGCGGATGATTCGCGATGCGTTCGTGGGCACCGTCATGCCACCGCATATGTACTTCGAGCGCGAGTTCGTCGCCACGGGTGAAATGGGCCTGAATCCGATGGACATCCAGCACCCCTTGAAGCTGGCCACCCCATAG
- a CDS encoding Rid family hydrolase yields MQKRDIFLPGSGDFCAQIGACDATEVGEYLFISGQGGVDWTDNVRLLPTFEAQTRKTWENIKVALDAAGYRAEHIVQVLMMIVHTDDSEGTFSAKSVKIFEIKSEVLPEAIPTGTTIGVTDLALPGLLVEIQVVAIR; encoded by the coding sequence ATGCAGAAACGCGATATTTTCCTTCCGGGCAGTGGTGATTTTTGCGCGCAGATCGGGGCGTGCGATGCCACAGAAGTCGGTGAGTATCTGTTCATTTCCGGCCAGGGCGGGGTGGATTGGACCGACAATGTGAGATTGCTTCCCACGTTCGAAGCACAAACACGCAAGACCTGGGAAAACATCAAAGTGGCGCTCGACGCCGCGGGATACCGTGCCGAGCACATTGTTCAAGTTCTCATGATGATCGTTCACACGGACGATTCCGAAGGCACCTTCAGCGCCAAATCAGTCAAGATCTTCGAAATCAAGTCTGAAGTTCTTCCCGAAGCGATTCCCACCGGAACAACGATCGGCGTCACCGATCTGGCGTTGCCGGGACTGTTGGTTGAAATACAGGTCGTCGCCATTCGTTAA
- a CDS encoding catalase, translating into MRDDDRKPTTTDAGIPVPSDEHSLTVGPNGPIVLHDHYLIEQMANFNRERIPERQPHAKGSGAFGAFEVTHDVSRYTKAAVFQPGTQTDVLARFSTVAGERGSPDTWRDPRGFALKFYTRDGNYDMVGNNTPVFFVRDPLKFQQFIRSQKRRADNNLRDHDMQWDFWTLSPESAHQVTWLMGDRGIPRNWRHMNGYSSHTYMWVNAAGEKFWVKYHFKTDQGIDCLTQDEAEQLAGADSDYHMRDLYQAIDQGDYPSWSLQVQIMPFAEAETYRFNPFDLTKVWPHGDYPLIPVGKLTLNRNPTDNHTEIEQAAFEPNNLVPGVGLSPDKMLLARVFSYADAHRARLGVNYKQIPVNKPKVPVHSYSKDGAMRIENVSDPVYAPNSKGGPAADPSLNPEVATWPASGDFVRAAYTLRRDDDDFRQAGDLVRKVMDDAQRDRLVSNVVGHLKKGVSAPVLERAFDYWRKIDADVGERIAKAFQ; encoded by the coding sequence CGACCGCAAGCCGACGACGACCGATGCCGGAATTCCCGTTCCCAGCGATGAGCATTCGCTGACGGTCGGGCCCAATGGCCCCATTGTGCTTCATGATCACTATCTGATCGAACAGATGGCGAACTTCAACCGGGAACGCATTCCCGAACGCCAGCCGCATGCCAAGGGCAGCGGCGCATTCGGGGCGTTCGAAGTGACTCATGATGTGAGCCGCTACACCAAGGCGGCGGTGTTCCAGCCGGGCACCCAAACCGACGTCCTGGCCCGCTTCTCCACAGTTGCCGGCGAACGCGGCAGCCCCGACACCTGGCGTGACCCGCGTGGTTTTGCGCTGAAGTTCTACACCCGCGACGGCAACTATGACATGGTGGGCAACAACACCCCTGTGTTCTTCGTGCGCGATCCTTTGAAGTTCCAGCAATTCATTCGGTCGCAGAAACGCCGAGCCGATAACAACCTGCGTGATCATGACATGCAGTGGGATTTCTGGACGCTGTCGCCGGAATCAGCCCACCAGGTCACCTGGCTCATGGGCGACCGGGGGATTCCCAGGAATTGGCGGCACATGAATGGCTATTCCAGCCACACCTACATGTGGGTGAACGCTGCTGGCGAGAAATTCTGGGTCAAATACCACTTCAAGACCGATCAGGGCATCGACTGCCTGACCCAGGATGAGGCGGAGCAGCTGGCTGGCGCCGACTCGGACTACCACATGCGCGACCTGTACCAGGCCATCGACCAGGGCGACTACCCGAGCTGGAGCCTGCAGGTGCAGATCATGCCGTTCGCCGAGGCCGAGACCTACCGGTTCAACCCCTTCGATCTGACCAAGGTCTGGCCGCATGGCGACTATCCGTTGATTCCAGTCGGCAAGCTGACGCTCAATCGCAACCCGACCGACAATCACACCGAAATCGAACAGGCCGCCTTCGAGCCGAACAATCTGGTGCCCGGCGTCGGCCTGAGTCCGGACAAGATGCTGCTGGCCCGGGTCTTTTCCTATGCCGATGCCCACCGCGCACGGCTTGGGGTGAACTACAAGCAGATCCCGGTCAACAAGCCCAAGGTCCCGGTCCACAGCTATAGCAAGGACGGCGCGATGCGGATCGAAAACGTGTCCGATCCGGTCTATGCGCCCAACTCCAAGGGCGGTCCCGCAGCTGATCCCAGCCTCAATCCCGAGGTCGCCACCTGGCCGGCCAGCGGCGACTTTGTCCGCGCCGCCTATACGCTGCGTCGAGATGACGACGATTTCAGGCAAGCCGGTGACCTGGTGCGCAAGGTGATGGACGATGCCCAGCGCGACCGGCTGGTCTCGAACGTGGTCGGACATCTGAAGAAAGGGGTTTCGGCCCCGGTGCTCGAGCGGGCCTTCGACTACTGGCGCAAGATCGATGCGGACGTTGGGGAGCGCATCGCCAAAGCCTTCCAGTAG